One genomic segment of Synechocystis sp. LKSZ1 includes these proteins:
- a CDS encoding anti-sigma factor antagonist (This anti-anti-sigma factor, or anti-sigma factor antagonist, belongs to a family that includes characterized members SpoIIAA, RsbV, RsfA, and RsfB.) has product MAFDATLTITNDLGTITLVGELDASTAPLFQEKVKEAATYDLKKLVLRMEELDYMASAGLRVLIFSKQQMGTGVTIFVVGPQEMVKDTLEKTGFHHSVVMLEQYDSEQIANY; this is encoded by the coding sequence ATGGCTTTTGATGCAACCTTAACGATTACCAACGACCTTGGCACCATCACTCTAGTTGGTGAATTGGATGCGAGTACGGCTCCGCTTTTCCAAGAAAAAGTGAAGGAAGCTGCTACCTACGACCTCAAAAAACTCGTGTTACGGATGGAGGAGCTTGACTACATGGCCAGTGCCGGTCTGCGGGTTTTGATCTTCTCCAAGCAGCAAATGGGCACAGGCGTCACGATTTTTGTGGTTGGCCCCCAGGAAATGGTCAAAGATACTCTAGAGAAAACCGGCTTTCACCATAGTGTGGTCATGCTAGAGCAGTACGATTCGGAACAAATCGCTAACTACTGA
- a CDS encoding SpoIIE family protein phosphatase, translating to MNEPGPSHEALLAEISQLKQEVADLRQENAFIRTQKQLVENIVFMTRASLEDETRPDHSKTHHLIENLIRAVYQSSEESGVQSSLQNVLHATVELANADKGSLFLLDNQGQVIHSILTRDESRQSTSSEERRQLVQSIFDQGLAGWVYQHQQVGLILDTEQDSRWLTLPDQPYTVRSALAVPILRGQKILAIITLLHSQPRHFNEAVANLLEIMANQIALSLEMFALKRAFQREQSASAMQRQLLENLVERGQCSRETEILKTTLQKTVDLSAELTDAETSSLFLLDGNGKVVDAILSRREVTAQQRASLIGTVLDRGLAGWVIRHQQIGLITDTEQDERWLTLPDQPYAVRSAFAIPILHANQLLGILTLLHSQPRHFSSEVVDQMKMTADQIALVLENARLYSKLDQYSKALDAELKKGRQIQIDFLPYQLCSPPNWDIAACFYPAKQVAGDFYDCFYLDDGEHIGLVIADVCDKGVGAALFMALFRSLIRIFSSQSNLRGDVSRLIEEETPSQGWLGSPKANHVHWNALQAVKLTNDYVALIHPNLCMFATLFFGILDPQSGLLTYINGGHEPLFILDRDGIKATLQPTSPAVGMMPNTQFSLEQVILEPGDILLGYTDGVPEGKNEAGEQFRMQRLLPLLTPAPESAAELLDRIKNELFHYMGQAPQFDDITMLAVRRYLT from the coding sequence ATGAATGAACCCGGGCCTTCCCATGAAGCGTTATTGGCGGAAATCTCTCAGCTAAAGCAGGAGGTTGCTGACCTTCGCCAAGAGAATGCCTTCATCAGAACTCAAAAACAACTGGTCGAGAATATTGTTTTCATGACCCGTGCTTCTTTGGAGGACGAGACTCGCCCGGACCATTCCAAGACGCACCACTTAATTGAGAATCTGATTAGAGCCGTCTATCAATCCTCTGAAGAAAGTGGTGTCCAGTCTTCCTTACAAAATGTACTCCATGCGACGGTAGAGCTAGCCAACGCCGATAAGGGGAGCTTATTCTTGTTGGATAATCAGGGCCAGGTCATTCATAGCATTCTCACTCGTGATGAATCGCGTCAATCGACGAGTTCTGAAGAACGCCGGCAACTGGTTCAGAGTATTTTTGATCAAGGTCTAGCTGGCTGGGTATATCAACATCAGCAAGTCGGTCTTATCCTTGACACCGAACAGGATAGCCGCTGGCTGACCCTACCGGATCAGCCTTACACAGTGCGCTCGGCCCTGGCAGTTCCGATTCTTCGAGGACAGAAAATCCTGGCGATTATTACCCTCCTGCATTCTCAACCCAGGCATTTTAATGAAGCGGTTGCCAATCTCCTGGAAATTATGGCCAATCAAATTGCCCTGAGCTTAGAAATGTTTGCCCTCAAGCGAGCCTTTCAACGGGAGCAGTCCGCCTCGGCCATGCAACGACAACTCTTAGAAAACCTGGTAGAACGGGGACAATGTTCCCGCGAAACTGAAATTCTAAAAACGACTCTGCAAAAAACAGTTGATCTTTCTGCGGAACTCACTGACGCAGAAACCAGCAGTCTTTTTTTATTAGACGGCAATGGCAAAGTGGTGGATGCCATTTTGTCCCGTCGAGAGGTTACCGCCCAACAACGGGCCAGTCTGATCGGAACTGTTTTGGATCGAGGCTTAGCGGGTTGGGTGATTCGTCATCAACAAATTGGTCTGATTACCGATACCGAGCAGGACGAACGCTGGCTCACCTTACCCGACCAACCCTACGCCGTCCGTTCGGCCTTCGCCATTCCCATCTTGCATGCCAATCAGCTTTTAGGCATTCTCACTCTGCTCCATTCCCAGCCGCGTCACTTTAGCTCGGAAGTGGTGGATCAGATGAAAATGACTGCAGATCAGATTGCCCTTGTCCTTGAAAATGCTCGGCTTTACTCCAAGTTAGATCAATATTCCAAGGCCCTGGATGCAGAACTCAAAAAAGGGCGACAAATTCAGATTGATTTTTTACCCTATCAACTCTGTAGCCCTCCCAACTGGGATATTGCCGCTTGTTTTTATCCAGCGAAACAGGTGGCTGGAGACTTTTATGATTGTTTTTACCTCGATGACGGAGAACATATTGGTCTAGTGATTGCCGATGTCTGTGATAAAGGCGTCGGAGCGGCCCTATTTATGGCCCTGTTTCGTAGTTTAATTCGTATTTTTTCCAGCCAATCTAACCTACGAGGGGATGTATCCCGTCTGATAGAGGAAGAAACGCCCTCCCAGGGCTGGTTGGGCAGTCCGAAGGCGAACCATGTCCATTGGAATGCCCTCCAAGCCGTCAAACTTACGAATGATTACGTGGCATTGATTCATCCTAATTTATGCATGTTTGCCACCCTCTTTTTCGGAATCCTGGATCCCCAGAGCGGCTTGTTGACTTACATCAATGGTGGCCATGAACCCTTATTTATTCTGGATCGAGACGGCATCAAGGCCACCTTGCAACCCACGAGTCCGGCGGTAGGCATGATGCCCAATACTCAATTTTCTCTAGAGCAAGTCATTTTAGAACCGGGTGATATCTTGCTGGGCTATACCGATGGTGTCCCTGAGGGAAAAAATGAAGCGGGGGAGCAGTTTAGAATGCAACGATTATTGCCTCTCTTGACGCCCGCTCCGGAGTCTGCAGCAGAACTGCTAGACCGTATAAAAAATGAGCTTTTTCATTACATGGGTCAAGCCCCCCAATTTGATGACATCACAATGTTGGCGGTACGCCGCTATCTCACTTAG
- a CDS encoding ATP-binding protein, which produces MERLTVPGTLTSLREIANYVMTAASQAGLDKKAAYKLRLAVDEVATNIILHGYQEAGLEGDLSIEAGLDPKKLTLVIEDQALPYDPTQHQLPSEQDLTQSLNERTEGGLGIYLVLEGVDKFLYERSGNLNRNIFIMNIPVA; this is translated from the coding sequence ATGGAACGATTAACTGTACCAGGAACCCTCACTTCCCTTCGTGAGATCGCCAACTATGTCATGACAGCAGCTAGCCAAGCTGGCCTGGATAAGAAAGCCGCCTATAAACTCCGCCTCGCCGTGGATGAAGTTGCAACCAATATTATTTTGCATGGTTATCAAGAAGCCGGCTTGGAAGGTGATTTAAGCATAGAAGCTGGTTTAGACCCCAAAAAACTAACGCTGGTGATTGAAGATCAGGCCCTGCCCTACGACCCCACTCAACATCAACTTCCTAGCGAACAGGATCTTACTCAATCCTTAAATGAACGGACTGAAGGTGGTCTGGGAATTTATTTAGTACTGGAGGGGGTAGATAAGTTTTTATACGAAAGATCAGGAAATTTGAATCGCAATATTTTTATCATGAATATACCAGTGGCTTAA
- a CDS encoding alpha-amylase family glycosyl hydrolase, with product MNIASSPPAQVMTISSESEFEFLFTRSIEFRQETIYFIIVDRFNDGDPRNNPGANPNLFDSTRQKWGKYWGGDLQGIIDKLDYLKGMGVTALWLSPLFEQVEEMQFESAAMHGYWTKDFKRINPRFLDPDEENSLLKSTVFNQLIEEMHRRGMKLILDIVCNHSSPDVNGHKGELYDDGVLIADFYNDRNHWYHHNPEITDWEDEWQLLYGEMAGLATFNESNIDYRNYIKSAIKLWLDRGVDALRIDTVKHMPIWFWQEFMTDIQTHKPSVFAFGEWGFSKPWDKGSVNFANYSGMSILDFGLCEAVRGALAKGDPQGFQLVQNIFDLDHLYNRATELITFVDNHDMPRFQSLNSDPDLLRLAVGLIMTSRGIPCIYYGTEQYLHNDTNGGNDPYNRPMMERWDTNSPLYQALQLFSKLRRVNPAVSLGSQLQKYVSPDVYCYTRCYRDYRCFVAMNRGSYTTIDLLHTDLEDGEYSCMLTRRQFQVNNGQLHGLTLHPKEMIVLSYLGDRVKGQTIVRVELNGLTTQLGETVVVTGDCPELGNWDISRAYALEYISGNLWFGEIPFNESAGKAIAYKYALVRSGGQLSPAYDHYPRYESTVCRRWILAKQGTVKWNDRWFSL from the coding sequence ATGAATATCGCTTCTTCTCCCCCAGCTCAGGTAATGACCATCTCTAGTGAATCGGAATTTGAGTTCTTATTTACACGGTCTATTGAATTTCGTCAAGAGACGATTTATTTTATAATTGTTGATCGTTTTAATGATGGAGATCCCCGAAACAATCCAGGTGCTAATCCAAATCTTTTTGATTCCACAAGACAAAAATGGGGTAAATACTGGGGAGGAGATCTCCAGGGAATTATTGATAAATTGGATTATTTAAAAGGAATGGGAGTGACTGCCCTCTGGCTTTCTCCCCTATTTGAGCAAGTAGAGGAAATGCAGTTTGAAAGTGCGGCCATGCATGGTTACTGGACAAAAGATTTTAAACGAATCAACCCTCGTTTTCTGGATCCTGATGAAGAGAATTCTCTGTTAAAAAGTACGGTCTTTAACCAATTGATTGAAGAAATGCATCGGCGGGGCATGAAATTAATCTTGGATATTGTTTGTAACCATAGTAGTCCTGATGTCAACGGACATAAGGGAGAACTCTACGATGATGGTGTCTTAATTGCTGATTTTTATAATGATAGGAACCATTGGTATCATCATAATCCTGAAATTACTGATTGGGAAGATGAGTGGCAATTACTTTATGGAGAAATGGCTGGTCTGGCAACTTTTAATGAAAGTAATATTGATTACCGCAACTATATTAAATCCGCCATTAAGCTCTGGCTAGACCGTGGCGTCGATGCCTTAAGGATTGATACGGTCAAGCATATGCCTATCTGGTTTTGGCAGGAATTTATGACCGACATTCAAACTCATAAGCCTTCGGTTTTTGCCTTTGGAGAATGGGGGTTTAGTAAGCCATGGGATAAAGGTTCAGTCAATTTTGCTAATTATTCTGGAATGTCAATCCTAGACTTTGGTCTTTGTGAAGCCGTTCGAGGGGCCTTGGCCAAGGGAGATCCCCAAGGGTTTCAATTAGTCCAAAATATCTTCGACTTAGATCATTTATATAATCGAGCGACAGAGTTGATTACCTTTGTCGATAACCATGATATGCCTCGTTTTCAAAGCCTAAATTCCGATCCGGATTTATTGCGTTTGGCGGTGGGGCTGATCATGACCTCTCGGGGCATTCCCTGTATTTATTACGGTACGGAACAATATCTCCATAACGATACCAATGGTGGTAACGATCCCTATAACCGCCCCATGATGGAGCGTTGGGATACAAATTCTCCTCTTTATCAAGCTTTGCAACTCTTTTCTAAACTACGACGCGTTAATCCTGCCGTCTCTCTGGGGAGTCAATTACAAAAATATGTCTCTCCAGATGTCTATTGTTATACGCGGTGCTATCGAGATTATCGTTGTTTTGTAGCAATGAATCGAGGTTCCTACACCACCATTGATCTTCTGCATACAGATTTAGAGGATGGTGAGTATTCTTGTATGTTGACCCGTCGTCAATTTCAAGTTAACAATGGCCAATTGCACGGTCTTACCCTACATCCGAAGGAAATGATTGTCTTAAGTTATTTAGGCGATCGAGTGAAGGGTCAAACCATTGTCCGAGTGGAATTAAATGGCCTGACAACCCAGCTAGGGGAAACAGTAGTGGTAACGGGAGACTGCCCTGAATTAGGTAATTGGGATATTAGCCGTGCCTATGCACTGGAATACATTAGTGGCAACCTCTGGTTTGGCGAAATCCCCTTTAATGAAAGTGCCGGCAAGGCCATTGCTTACAAGTATGCTTTAGTCCGCTCTGGGGGCCAGTTGTCCCCGGCCTATGACCATTATCCCCGCTACGAAAGCACGGTATGCCGCCGCTGGATTCTAGCGAAGCAGGGAACTGTGAAGTGGAATGATCGCTGGTTCTCCCTTTAG
- a CDS encoding alpha/beta fold hydrolase yields MTVLALDPFQPPQFWYWQGHAIAYQACGDSGPAVVLVHGFGASWGHWRKNLPILGQTCRCYALDLIGFGDSAKPLPKSEIDYTFETWATLVADFCREVVQGPAFLVGNSIGCVVVMQCAVDFPEQVLGIAALNCSLRLLHERKRSALPWYRRVGARLLQALLQNPAVGQFFFRQVAQAKTVRQALHQAYARPEAVTEELVEMLLKPARDPGAAAVFLAFTNYSQGPLPEDLLPQLTCPTLILWGAEDPWEPLSLGQALADYPAVEQFIPLPGLGHCPQDEGPEIVNPILQAWIQEKASQSSPPSPLGAHLPVD; encoded by the coding sequence ATGACCGTGCTTGCTCTCGATCCCTTCCAGCCCCCCCAATTCTGGTACTGGCAGGGCCATGCCATTGCCTACCAAGCCTGCGGTGACAGCGGGCCAGCGGTTGTTTTGGTTCATGGTTTTGGGGCCTCCTGGGGCCATTGGCGCAAAAATTTACCCATCCTTGGCCAGACCTGTCGTTGCTATGCCTTAGATTTAATTGGCTTTGGGGACTCGGCCAAACCATTACCGAAAAGCGAAATCGATTACACCTTTGAAACCTGGGCCACTTTAGTAGCGGATTTTTGCCGAGAAGTTGTTCAGGGCCCGGCTTTTTTAGTCGGCAATTCCATTGGTTGCGTGGTGGTGATGCAGTGCGCAGTGGATTTTCCAGAGCAGGTGTTAGGAATTGCTGCCCTCAATTGTTCCCTGCGTCTCCTCCATGAACGCAAGCGCAGTGCCCTTCCTTGGTATCGTCGAGTTGGCGCTCGTTTACTCCAGGCCTTGTTACAAAATCCCGCTGTTGGCCAGTTCTTTTTCCGTCAGGTGGCCCAGGCCAAGACCGTCCGCCAGGCTCTGCATCAGGCCTATGCTCGGCCGGAAGCCGTTACCGAGGAATTAGTGGAAATGCTCCTAAAGCCAGCCCGAGACCCCGGCGCCGCGGCGGTGTTTTTGGCTTTTACCAACTATTCCCAAGGCCCTTTACCGGAGGATCTGCTACCCCAACTTACCTGTCCCACGTTGATCCTGTGGGGAGCTGAAGACCCCTGGGAACCCCTGAGCTTGGGCCAGGCCCTGGCCGACTATCCGGCGGTCGAACAATTTATTCCCCTGCCGGGCTTAGGCCATTGTCCCCAGGATGAAGGGCCAGAAATCGTCAACCCCATTTTGCAAGCCTGGATTCAGGAAAAAGCCTCCCAGTCTAGTCCTCCGTCTCCTCTAGGGGCCCATCTACCTGTTGATTAA
- a CDS encoding urease subunit beta, which yields MIPGEIRTPQGVIKLNSGRPTRRLTVANSGDRPIQVGSHFHFYEVNSALVFERAASKGMRLDIPAGTAIRFEPGDEKEVPLVAFGGQRVIYGFNQQVDGPLEETED from the coding sequence ATGATTCCCGGTGAAATCAGAACGCCCCAGGGGGTAATCAAACTCAATAGCGGCCGGCCGACCCGACGACTCACCGTGGCCAATAGTGGTGATCGTCCTATTCAGGTGGGTTCCCATTTTCATTTCTATGAGGTCAACAGTGCTCTGGTTTTTGAGCGAGCGGCCAGTAAGGGGATGCGCTTAGATATTCCGGCTGGCACCGCCATTCGCTTTGAACCGGGGGACGAAAAAGAGGTGCCCTTGGTGGCCTTCGGGGGCCAGCGAGTTATCTACGGTTTTAATCAACAGGTAGATGGGCCCCTAGAGGAGACGGAGGACTAG
- the ureA gene encoding urease subunit gamma produces MQLSPQEKDKLLIFTAALLAERRRAKGLKLNYPEAVAYLTAQILEGAREGKTVAELMRDGQQILTRDDVMEGVPEMIDEVQVEATFLDGTKLVTVHQPIR; encoded by the coding sequence ATGCAACTCTCTCCCCAAGAAAAAGATAAACTCCTGATTTTTACCGCCGCTCTCTTGGCAGAACGTCGTCGGGCTAAGGGCCTCAAGCTTAACTACCCTGAAGCTGTCGCCTACCTCACAGCCCAGATTTTGGAAGGGGCCCGGGAAGGAAAGACAGTGGCGGAACTGATGCGAGATGGCCAGCAAATCCTGACACGAGACGATGTGATGGAGGGAGTGCCCGAAATGATTGATGAAGTCCAAGTCGAAGCGACTTTCCTCGATGGCACCAAACTTGTTACCGTCCACCAACCCATTCGTTAG
- a CDS encoding urease accessory protein UreD — protein MTNLPSSRWQGRLDLAYQRHQQTTQVASAYTQAPLRLQRAFYPEGPEICHSVVLHTAGGLVGGDFLQQTIDLEAHCQSLITTPAATKVYGHSQASEQTTVIRLGENACLEYLPQETILYNQARYRQNTRIELAENAHYLGWEMMRFGRTARGERFQQGDWKASTEIWRGPTPLWIEHQWLPADLGACDHANGLAGQPIAATLCWVGKVATPAVMTQIRQLWEAQQGQGEAGVTQLPQGLLCRYRGASMAELKAWFIAVWSFLRVQYLGRSPLTPRIWQL, from the coding sequence GTGACCAACCTTCCATCTTCTCGTTGGCAGGGCCGTCTCGATTTGGCCTACCAGCGTCACCAGCAAACAACCCAAGTGGCCTCGGCCTATACCCAGGCACCTCTGCGACTACAACGGGCCTTTTATCCTGAAGGGCCAGAGATTTGTCATTCCGTAGTACTGCATACAGCGGGGGGCCTCGTCGGGGGAGATTTCCTACAGCAAACGATCGACTTGGAAGCCCATTGCCAGAGTCTGATTACCACGCCCGCCGCGACTAAGGTTTATGGGCATTCACAGGCATCAGAGCAAACAACGGTCATTCGGTTAGGGGAAAATGCCTGTCTCGAATACTTACCCCAGGAAACCATTCTCTATAACCAGGCCCGGTACCGGCAAAACACTCGCATTGAATTGGCGGAAAATGCCCATTATCTCGGTTGGGAAATGATGCGCTTTGGCCGCACGGCCAGGGGAGAACGCTTTCAGCAGGGCGACTGGAAAGCCAGTACGGAAATTTGGCGGGGGCCGACTCCCCTCTGGATTGAACACCAATGGTTGCCAGCCGATCTGGGGGCCTGTGACCATGCCAATGGCCTAGCTGGACAGCCTATAGCGGCCACGCTATGCTGGGTGGGAAAAGTAGCAACTCCAGCCGTTATGACCCAAATCCGCCAGCTATGGGAGGCTCAACAGGGCCAAGGCGAAGCGGGGGTCACGCAACTGCCCCAGGGACTCCTCTGTCGCTATCGAGGTGCGTCTATGGCAGAGCTTAAGGCCTGGTTTATCGCGGTTTGGTCTTTTTTGCGCGTCCAATACCTCGGACGTTCCCCCCTCACGCCTCGCATCTGGCAACTCTAG
- the ureG gene encoding urease accessory protein UreG, translated as MAITALRVGVAGPVGSGKTALVDALCKQMREQWQIGVVTNDIYTQEDAQFLVRSQALAPERIIGVETGGCPHTAIREDASINLVAIEDLENRFPDLQLIFVESGGDNLAATFSPELVDLTIYVIDVAAGDKIPRKGGPGITKSDLLVINKIDLAPQVGASLEVMARDSQTMRPQKPFVFTNLKTQEGLGQVKDFIEAYLTSS; from the coding sequence GTGGCGATAACGGCATTAAGGGTCGGGGTAGCCGGGCCCGTGGGGTCTGGGAAAACGGCGTTAGTGGATGCCCTCTGCAAGCAGATGCGAGAACAATGGCAGATTGGGGTCGTAACCAACGACATCTACACCCAAGAGGATGCCCAATTCCTGGTGCGCTCCCAGGCCCTGGCCCCGGAACGGATTATTGGCGTCGAAACCGGCGGCTGTCCCCACACCGCCATTCGGGAGGATGCATCGATTAACTTAGTGGCTATTGAAGACCTGGAAAACCGCTTTCCTGACCTCCAGTTGATTTTTGTAGAGAGTGGGGGCGACAATTTGGCCGCGACCTTTAGCCCGGAATTAGTGGATTTAACCATCTATGTGATTGATGTGGCCGCTGGCGACAAAATTCCCCGCAAGGGCGGGCCGGGGATTACCAAATCCGATCTACTGGTGATTAACAAAATTGATCTGGCCCCCCAGGTCGGGGCGAGTCTGGAGGTGATGGCCCGTGATAGTCAAACCATGCGTCCCCAGAAACCCTTCGTCTTTACCAACCTGAAAACCCAAGAGGGCCTGGGCCAGGTCAAAGATTTCATCGAAGCTTATCTAACATCATCGTGA